The Musa acuminata AAA Group cultivar baxijiao chromosome BXJ1-8, Cavendish_Baxijiao_AAA, whole genome shotgun sequence genomic sequence TGGTCTTCCGACGTGGGATGCGAATGTGAAAGATCTAAGTTTCCTGCTTTACGATCCGTGCAGACGCACACCGCACTTCGCTATGCCGTGCAGCTCGAACGATGTCTGAAGCGGACACGTCGAAGGTCTACCGACGACATTCTTGCTCCAAGATCCGTGCAGGGTGATGGCACCTTGTCAAACCTCTGCACGATTTCTAAAGCAGAGATGTCGAAGGTCTTCCACCCGCGTTAACGTAGAAGGATCCCAGTAATCAAGTCCTTCACGTTTTCGCTTTATGATCCGTGCAAAGGCACACCGCACTGATGCTGTCACTCGCACGATTTAAAGCAGAGATGCTGAAGAGCAAGTCCTTCATGTTTTTGCCTTATGATCCGTGCAGAGGCACACCGCACTGATGCTGTCACTCGCACGGTTTCGAAAGCAGATGCTGAAAGCAAGTCCTTCACGTTTTTGCCTTATGATCAGGGCAGAGCCGCAGCGGCACTGATGCTGTCACTTGCACGGTTTCCGAAGCAGACATGCTGAAGAGCTAGTCCTCCACGTTTTCGCTTTATGATTCGTGCCAGAGGCGCACCGGCACTGATGCTGTCACTCGCACGATTTCCAAAGCAGATACGCTGAACGTCTCCCGACAACGGAAGTAAACAGGACGGAACCCGGAAAAGAAGTGCTTCACTGGGTTCCTGCTTTAAATCCCGTGCCGGGGCCATCGCACTTCGTCGAAGGCCATGCACGATTTCCGAAGCAGAGATGTCGAGCTTCTGTGGACTGGGATCTGATTACAGTTTATCTATATTTCCATGATTCGATTCATCTGCAGGTATCATCAAAACATGCAAACGTTCACGGCATTGTGCTCATCTTCCACCTCCACGCAAGGAAAGAAACAGATGGTCCTTAAACTAAGCTCATCCGCTGCATAAAGCTAAGGgtcaaaagaagagagagagagaaagagaaggaaaacGATACCCCATATCACTTTTTGGCAACCTTATTCCTGGCTGCTCGAGCAGATTTAGAAGACGAAGCGGCAGAGCAGGAGGCGGCAGATCCGCCGAACGCCTTCTCGTTCTTATCTTGGGTAAATGCCATGTTCATCTCTTCCAGAATCTCATTGTATCTGTTCTTTCGCTCTTCGGTGTTGATGTGCTCCACTATGGATAGCCCCGACAGATCATCTCCCAGGAACCTGTCGATTACCTTGGAGCACCGAGGGAAGAAATGCATCCCAAGTTGCACTGGACAGTAACGTTCACACAGATCATTTACAAAATACAGAGTATCATGCTATCCACATGCGCTAAGAAGGTGGCTCATCTAAATGCCTAAGTTTCTAGATGGAATGACACTGCTTAACAATTCAAGATGATGTCTGAGCAAAAGTCGCAACTCGAAATATTGTTTAGGTCACTGACGCTTACGTATTGAGTTTGAGCCATATGCAGTGTTTCAAAAAAAGCTGCCACTGTGCATGTCTTTCATGTCACTACTGGAGTTGTGCAGCATGTTTCCAATATAAGAaaactgaaagagttgtgcagTATATTTCCGATCTAAGAATCTATGTAAGTTAGCTGCTAAAACTCTCATCCAAAACTAAGTATCCAACACCTGCAAAATTACATAACTTGGTTGATTTTTTTACCGAATAAGGGGGTCGCAAATAATTGACAACATTTTTGTACGGGGCAGAAAAGGACAGCTGATAGCATTTTGTTGGCCCACAAACGGGTTATGAAAGCTGGGATGGGATGTCGATATTTTTGTCGACAGTGAAATAGTAACACGATCGATGGATTAGTTAAGCAAGAAGCAATTCAGAAATTCACTATGTGCTTAAAGTCAGTGATGCAGAAAATATtgatcttccctttttttttggttGTGCAGTAATTGGAGAGATATGGGGTAGCATGTTGAAGTTTTGTCAGGTGAAGAGCGATAAAAAGACTCGAATCAAAATCCGAGAAGATTTGTTAAGAACTGCAGTAGAAATCAGAATTACTTCTTTTGCAGCACTTTTGATTGATAGGAATAGGAGGTTGTTTGGAAAGGAACTTAGCAAGGAAGATTGTCTCATGGTTTCTACCAAAAAACTGATATTGACATAACTGATCCAGTGGATGCTTGGATAGTGTTCAATGTATGCAGCTGTCTCCTGCTGGTTTAAACAAGTGGGTTTTGTATCTTAAATGAGTTTTTGAGAAAGAGATAATTGCTTGCCCAGGAAAAGTACCTGTCTTTGTTAGAGCTTCCATCCGCGAGAAGTCCTTTTCTGTCATTTTAAAAGATGCTTTTACCACATCCTCGGCTGACCTCTTGTTTCCAGAAATGAGATTTGTCAAGCAACTTGACTTGAATCTTAGTGTGCCATCCACATTAGCATTGTTCATGGCAGCTTTTGCTTCCGTCGGAAATAAGCTCTCTGCTAGCCAAACTGCATTAAGAAGAGGAAATACAGCTGACCCCCCTCTCATAATATTTCAAGAAAACGGCAAAGGAAAATACTTTCTACACCGGTAAAATTACCTCTGCTTTCGAGGTACAATAACCTCTCTTGCAGATTATCACTGATCATCTCGACTGGAACTGAAGTTACTTCCATGAATGAGTCTCTCATTTCAGCTTGTTCTAGCATCTCGATGCATAGTCGTTCCCTCGGGGAAGGTTCGCCTTGTTCGGTTGACCTATAATAGTCTGTAGATCTGGTAAGCCTCTTGGAGATTTGAAGAGCTGTCCTTCCATCTGGTGTGTGGTCAAAAGGGCGAGCTCCCATCGTCAGCAAGGACATTATGATTTCAGGTTCTTTACGCATTGCAGCAATGTGGAGCACCGTGTAATGCCTGTGGTCTCTGCCATTAACGTCCGCAAGCCCAAGACTCAGAAGCTCTTTTGTAATTTTAGAATCACAGTAAGCGACCGCATAATGTAGAGCCTTTGCATTGTCAAGAGTGGTACCTCCCTCCTCCAGAAGCAATTTGACTAATTCGATATCATCTGAATCGAGAGCACCATATACGCTCTTCACATGCTTTTCAGGGAATTCAAGGTTCTCTTGTCCATCCAATCCGAAGTTTGACCGGGACTGCTTAATCTGCTCGACAATATCTGGGGGCAACTTTTTATTTAGGGCTACATAATCGATATCGGACTCGACAACCATCCCGATGCATTTCGTAAGTAATCTCTGACAcagcttattgttcaaatttgcaACCAATAGAATCATCAGAATGTCATCTGTTGCTACCTTCTGAAGAATATTGAGGAGCTGCCGCTGCAATGAATGATTTCTTATGTTATACATCCTTTCAAGAAAGTTGAGGATttggcaacaaaaaaaaaaaagagcataaaCTTGATTGTTGCTGAAAATGAGACGATCAAACAACAATTCATGATGACATGCCTTACAAAATTGCTGGAAATTGGAAAATATGTCAAGGATGCATCACCAGAATATAGAAGGGAAGGTACCTACTCTCTTTAATGGAAAATCCCAaagttattgcttctaaatgtccGATGAAAATAACTTATGATAGATGTGCTCATCAGTTTTATATCTGCTGAGGATTACTCGTTGTTATCTGCAAATAGGTTGTTGGGTACACCGATTATATCAGAGAAGGAAGCAGGGATTCATAGTTGGAACTCCtcataataatcaaaagaatttTTATTGCGCAATTTGAAGACCAGGAGTGGATAGATCTACAGATTGACAATGCTAGAACACCAACAAGAACATTGAATCAAAATTCAATCTCGAGCAAAATGTCGATAACAAAATTCCACTACAATATTCTGAAAGTCTTGCACTTTACTTCTAAGAACAGGATGAATCTGTTCAATTTGTTTTTAGTTCACAAGTATTCAGTACACCTGAACAGCCTACTAAGTAAAATCATGAAATTAGGGATTAATTTGTATTTGACACATCG encodes the following:
- the LOC135587097 gene encoding BTB/POZ domain and ankyrin repeat-containing protein NPR1-like — translated: MEASQPFSDSDASSSSLCHPVAVAAAVAGQTVAAAEVAALSRLSEQLGYLLRSPGLSFCSDARITVRSSGGEPPRVVPVHRCLLAARSPFFRDKFAGGAAALELGEMVNGFEVGCEALEAVLQYVYTGRLEELPRGVAECVDEGCCRHEACWPAVHFMLQVLHAASTFEINELVSLFQRQLLNILQKVATDDILMILLVANLNNKLCQRLLTKCIGMVVESDIDYVALNKKLPPDIVEQIKQSRSNFGLDGQENLEFPEKHVKSVYGALDSDDIELVKLLLEEGGTTLDNAKALHYAVAYCDSKITKELLSLGLADVNGRDHRHYTVLHIAAMRKEPEIIMSLLTMGARPFDHTPDGRTALQISKRLTRSTDYYRSTEQGEPSPRERLCIEMLEQAEMRDSFMEVTSVPVEMISDNLQERLLYLESRVWLAESLFPTEAKAAMNNANVDGTLRFKSSCLTNLISGNKRSAEDVVKASFKMTEKDFSRMEALTKTVQLGMHFFPRCSKVIDRFLGDDLSGLSIVEHINTEERKNRYNEILEEMNMAFTQDKNEKAFGGSAASCSAASSSKSARAARNKRMSLV